One window from the genome of bacterium encodes:
- the rplU gene encoding 50S ribosomal protein L21, whose amino-acid sequence MYGFIDIGGKQYKVEKGKKFDVFNLNKKVEDIVEFNPVCFFDDKDLITEEDKLKNISIICKVLEEKKGEKIYVFKKKAKTGYKKGYGHRDHITVLKVEDIKIK is encoded by the coding sequence ATGTATGGATTTATAGATATTGGTGGGAAACAATATAAAGTAGAAAAAGGGAAAAAATTTGATGTTTTTAATTTAAATAAAAAAGTAGAAGATATAGTAGAATTTAATCCAGTTTGTTTTTTTGATGATAAAGATTTAATTACAGAAGAAGATAAACTAAAAAATATTAGTATTATCTGTAAAGTTCTTGAAGAAAAAAAAGGGGAAAAAATTTATGTCTTCAAGAAAAAAGCAAAGACAGGTTATAAAAAGGGATATGGACATAGAGACCATATTACTGTATTAAAAGTTGAAGATATAAAAATAAAGTGA
- the hflX gene encoding GTPase HflX: protein MKEHIKVIRDDNLSGERVLIIAFKKKDPIETDTSVRELEFLSKTLRLNIVKTLLLKENLIHPSTYIGKGKLFEIKKIVDEYKITLVVFEKDLSPVQQRNIEETLNINVIDRTLLILYIFAEHAKSKEGKIQVELAQLTYLLPRLTGHGIELSRIRGGLGIKGPGEMKIEVYRRRIKDRIAKLKQEIKEIEKHRNVLRSSKKREKFHAVSLIGYTNVGKSTLLNKLSSSNLYVANKLFSTLDPATRLVYIGDDKYVLMSDTVGLISNIPHHLIEAFKSTLEEIKYADILLCIYDVSTNIEKQKNTIYDVLKILNVEEKLRIDVFNKIDLLEKEELNIMKIQNPEKIFISSLTKEGFDQLREKIMEVFYGIGVK, encoded by the coding sequence GTGAAAGAACATATTAAGGTAATAAGAGATGACAATTTATCAGGTGAAAGAGTCCTAATAATTGCTTTTAAAAAGAAAGACCCAATAGAAACAGATACCTCTGTTAGAGAATTGGAATTCCTCTCAAAAACGCTCAGATTAAATATCGTAAAAACACTCCTCTTAAAAGAAAATTTAATACATCCATCTACTTATATTGGGAAAGGGAAATTATTTGAAATAAAGAAAATTGTAGATGAATACAAAATCACATTGGTTGTTTTTGAAAAAGACCTTTCTCCTGTCCAACAAAGAAATATTGAGGAAACTTTAAATATAAATGTAATAGATAGAACTCTACTGATACTTTATATATTTGCTGAACATGCTAAATCAAAGGAAGGGAAAATTCAAGTTGAACTCGCTCAATTAACTTATCTTTTACCAAGATTAACAGGGCATGGAATTGAGCTTTCAAGAATTAGAGGTGGGCTTGGAATAAAAGGTCCTGGAGAAATGAAAATTGAGGTCTACAGAAGAAGAATAAAAGATAGAATTGCTAAATTAAAACAGGAAATAAAAGAAATAGAAAAACATAGAAATGTTTTAAGAAGTTCAAAAAAAAGAGAAAAATTTCATGCTGTTTCACTTATTGGATATACAAATGTTGGGAAAAGCACTCTTCTTAATAAATTAAGTTCTTCAAATCTTTATGTTGCTAATAAATTATTTTCTACTCTTGACCCTGCTACTCGTCTTGTATATATAGGAGATGATAAATATGTTTTGATGAGTGATACTGTCGGACTTATTTCTAATATTCCACACCATTTAATTGAGGCATTCAAATCAACTCTTGAAGAAATAAAATATGCTGACATTCTTTTATGTATTTATGATGTTTCAACAAACATAGAAAAACAAAAAAATACTATCTATGATGTTTTAAAAATACTTAATGTTGAGGAAAAGTTAAGAATAGATGTTTTCAATAAAATTGATTTACTTGAAAAAGAAGAACTTAATATAATG